The following coding sequences are from one Arachis hypogaea cultivar Tifrunner chromosome 7, arahy.Tifrunner.gnm2.J5K5, whole genome shotgun sequence window:
- the LOC112702131 gene encoding uncharacterized protein produces MSTSDKPEVVERGTKDEKHKDDDKEEGEKGGFIEKVKDFIHDIGEKIEGAIGFGKPSADVKAIHIPKINLHQADLVVDVLVKNPNPVPIPLIDINYLVESDGRKLVSGLIPDAGTIHAHGEETVKVPVTLIYDDIKQTYDDIQPGSIIPYRLKVDLIVDVPILGRLTLPLEKTGEIPIPYKPDIDLEKIHFDKFSFEETVATLHLKLENKNDFDLGLNTLDYEVWLGDVSIGAAELTKSAKIEKSGISYIDIPVTFRPKDFGSALWDMIRGKGTGYTMKGKINVDTPFGKMDLPISKEGGTTRLKKKKEDRDYDDDDDDDDEE; encoded by the exons ATGTCGACGTCTGACAAGCCGGAAGTAGTGGAAAGGGGTACTAAGGATGAGAAGCACAAAGATGATGATAAAGAGGAGGGTGAGAAGGGTGGATTTATTGAGAAGGTGAAGGATTTCATTCATGACATTGGTGAGAAGATTGAGGGGGCTATAGGGTTTGGGAAGCCAAGTGCAGATGTTAAAGCAATCCACATTCCCAAGATCAATCTTCACCAGGCAGACCTTGTTGTTGATGTGCTTGTAAAGAATCCTAATCCGGTGCCGATCCCTCTGATTGACATAAACTACTTGGTTGAGAGTGATGGAAGGAAGCTAGTGTCTGGATTGATACCGGATGCTGGCACAATTCATGCGCATGGAGAGGAGACTGTCAAGGTTCCGGTTACTTTGATTTATGATGACATTAAGCAAACATATGATGATATTCAACCGGGGAGCATCATTCCTTATAGGTTGAAGGTTGATCTCATTGTCGATGTTCCGATCTTGGGGAGGCTGACTCTACCTCTGGAGAAGACTGGAGAAATCCCCATACCTTACAAGCCAGATATTGATCTTGAGAAGATCCATTTTGATAAGTTCTCTTTCGAAGAGACAGTTGCAACTCTTCATTTGAAATTGGAAAACAAGAATGATTTCGACCTTGGCCTCAATACGCTTGATTATGAGGTTTGGCTTGGTGATGTCAGCATTGGAGCTGCTGAACTCACCAAGTCTGCGAAAATCGAGAAAAGTGGCATTAGTTACATTGATATTCCAGTTACCTTTAGGCCCAAGGATTTCGGCTCTGCATTGTGGGACATGATTAGAGGAAAAGGTACAGGTTACACCATGAAAGGGAAAATTAATGTTGACACTCCCTTTGGAAAAATGGACTTGCCCATCAGCAAAGAAGGCGGTACTACCCGTctcaagaagaagaaggaagatcgtgattatgatgatgatgatgacgatgacgacgag GAGTGA
- the LOC112701017 gene encoding cation/H(+) antiporter 4-like: MEINQTIFKQVRVIESTQKSTIYEVCLHIPPKIVSDGIWANEKSGNFPLQSSLTLLEMQICVIFTLMHCFHFVLKRFGFPYFVSQVLVGFVLGPSLNIDWLNKYKMMVFPYGTEEVLGLISLVGYTFYMFLNSVQMDFSMITRSGMKPWAMAVAAVVGPLVICLSISFGTRTVWQEVAGPGETLNLVVITQAGCSFVVIASCLSELDILNSELGRIALTTALSSDFLTAIMNSLSIIFTKSQAEKYDAKKMASGLAVYFAIVVLVPLIGRPTMKWVAKNTPEGRPVRKIYTFAMVLSALIIGCFALEANLPIIFGIVMLGFVVPEGPPLGSELVKQFELINVWFFLPLFVTAAAMKVDLNKIGDDPAMAVATTAVILIVHLIKMLLCTIICIFCKIPTRDTICLGLILCCKGVVDFSVYLFLYESGTLNSSTVATLFVSALILGSTAYIGIKSLYDPSRKYAGYQKRDILHLKPNSDLRIVACIQKPYHVNMIKNMLYLCCPTTTSPLQVEILHLIELVGSATPIFISHQLQESVSRSHNYSGDIMLAFDLFKHENATVEVNTYTAVSPQRLMYEDICHLALDKVASLILLPFHIRWADDGSIDSTEESIRTLNNKVLEKSPCSVAILVNKGPCDIASKHIAMIFLGGSDDREALSLAKRAITELHYKLVVYHLVGTQNESSNWDIMLDEEVLQSVKGCYGTVDNVAYERILIEDPSQTQRFIQTIAVEHDYFIVGRRHGVKSSLTAALEKWTEFSELGAIGDLLASPDTNSKATILVVQQQKMPQPNS; the protein is encoded by the exons ATGGAGATAAACCAAACAATTTTCAAGCAAGTGAGAGTGATAGAGTCAACACAGAAATCCACTATCTATGAAGTTTGTCTCCATATACCACCCAAAATAGTGTCCGACGGCATCTGGGCCAACGAAAAATCCGGCAACTTTCCTTTGCAGTCAAGTTTGACATTGTTAGAGATGCAAATTTGCGTTATTTTCACCCTCATGCATTGCTTTCATTTCGTTCTCAAGCGATTCGGGTTCCCCTATTTCGTTTCGCAGGTGTTG GTTGGCTTTGTTCTAGGCCCTTCATTGAATATAGATTGGTTGAACAAATACAAAATGATGGTGTTTCCTTATGGAACTGAAGAAGTATTGGGGCTAATTTCATTGGTTGGCTACACATTCTACATGTTTCTGAATTCTGTGCAAATGGATTTTAGCATGATAACAAGAAGTGGTATGAAACCTTGGGCAATGGCGGTTGCTGCAGTAGTTGGACCTCTAGTCATCTGTTTGAGCATATCTTTTGGAACAAGAACTGTCTGGCAAGAAGTCGCCGGACCCGGGGAAACATTGAATTTGGTCGTGATTACCCAAGCTGGCTGTTCCTTTGTTGTCATAGCTTCCTGCCTCTCTGAACTAGACATCTTGAACTCTGAACTCGGACGCATTGCGTTGACAACAGCGCTTTCCAGCGATTTCCTTACTGCCATAATGAATTCACTAAGCATTATCTTTACCAAGAGCCAAGCTGAAAAATATGATGCAAAAAAAATGGCTAGTGGCTTGGCAGTGTATTTTGCTATTGTAGTCCTAGTTCCTCTCATCGGCCGCCCTACAATGAAGTGGGTGGCCAAGAACACCCCGGAAGGAAGGCCGGTGAGGAAGATATACACCTTTGCCATGGTCCTCTCGGCTCTTATCATAGGGTGTTTTGCACTAGAAGCCAACCTACCCATCATATTTGGAATTGTGATGTTAGGATTCGTCGTGCCggaaggtcctccattaggatcTGAGCTAGTCAAGCAATTTGAGTTGATCAATGTATGGTTCTTTCTGCCACTCTTCGTGACTGCTGCCGCCATGAAGGTAGATCTTAACAAAATAGGGGATGACCCTGCTATGGCAGTGGCTACAACAGCAGTCATATTGATAGTCCATTTGATCAAGATGTTATTGTGCACAATAATTTGCATCTTTTGCAAGATACCAACAAGGGATACTATCTGCCTTGGTCTAATCTTATGCTGCAAAGGTGTTGTGGATTTTAGTGTCTACCTGTTTCTGTATGAATCAGGG ACATTGAATAGTTCAACAGTTGCTACACTGTTTGTATCTGCATTGATACTTGGAAGCACTGCATATATTGGTATCAAGTCCTTATATGACCCTTCAAGGAAATATGCAGGGTACCAAAAAAGAGACATTTTGCATTTGAAACCAAATTCAGATCTTAGGATTGTTGCATGCATCCAAAAACCATATCATGTGAATATGATCAAGAATATGTTGTATCTTTGTTGTCCAACAACAACTAGCCCTCTTCAGGTGGAAATACTGCACCTCATAGAGCTAGTTGGGAGTGCCACCCCCATCTTTATCTCACACCAGCTCCAAGAGTCAGTCAGCAGAAGTCACAACTACTCCGGCGATATCATGCTCGCCTTTGACCTCTTCAAGCATGAGAACGCCACAGTAGAAGTGAACACCTACACTGCCGTATCGCCACAGCGCCTCATGTACGAAGATATCTGCCATCTTGCCCTGGACAAGGTTGCATCCCTCATCCTCCTTCCGTTTCATATCAGATGGGCCGACGACGGTTCTATTGATTCAACCGAAGAGAGCATACGGACCCTGAACAACAAGGTACTTGAAAAATCACCATGCTCGGTTGCCATTCTTGTGAATAAAGGGCCTTGTGACATTGCATCAAAGCACATAGCCATGATCTTCTTGGGGGGTTCAGATGATAGAGAAGCATTGTCCCTTGCTAAAAGGGCAATCACAGAACTTCATTATAAATTGGTTGTGTACCATTTGGTTGGAACACAGAATGAGTCCAGCAATTGGGACATTATGCTTGATGAAGAGGTGCTACAGAGTGTGAAGGGGTGTTATGGAACTGTTGACAATGTTGCATATGAAAGAATATTAATTGAGGATCCTTCACAAACCCAAAGATTCATTCAGACTATAGCTGTTGAGCATGATTACTTCATAGTTGGGAGACGCCATGGTGTCAAATCATCTCTTACAGCAGCACTTGAAAAATGGACTGAGTTCTCAGAGTTAGGTGCAATTGGGGATTTGCTTGCATCACCAGATACCAATTCTAAAGCTACAATTTTAGTTGTGCAGCAACAGAAAATGCCACAGCCTAACTCATAG
- the LOC112702132 gene encoding protein DGS1, mitochondrial has product MAETETSNVAIVSLYSNYLRNRLRAFYPFHPSNLLRFLSNLAAPFRSIHHRQCIPLPLPSNFRDSSMIIKESRVHGVLEDILEHVLLNLHSIEKNLQFWQSKSEKSDASKAYFMVFERGPSAFINETAKLLRGNAAQASLVQNICQTASVYIHERVTVLSSLRYALATFLAQFYVEVDKIGEELVKDPQHKLPSLLVRLNEMFSILESSIGHLHAAHQTDSSVDGSYSIPLLFRKLPEINQEDSQWTDCEIRDAINSIYQNLQKLDSYISVLVINHRKPRKITQYWIGYTCGAIGLSACSIWLLRHSSLMGSSDLDNWVQKAKDSTVGFYKDHVEQPILSIKDDLFETFKKQSIMDPAELELTSDKLHRMLLAFSERAKGQKFPENASDQEMLEIVMSRYEKEIRHPIQNLIGGELAEALLIQIQKLKLDIETAMLELDQILRANEINFAILAALPAFILSLLLIMLVRAWLKQDKKAEGRGRIARIQRRLVVIEVEKRIMQYQNFVEQGSEKDAQCMFGLVLYSLNSLYYSVKKHAEDSGEWHCLREDLIDLARPGLQTGYKLTVTSRMKRDYDCIVPMLRRR; this is encoded by the exons ATGGCGGAAACCGAAACCAGCAACGTAGCCATCGTCTCACTCTACTCCAACTACCTCCGCAACCGTCTTCGCGCTTTCTACCCCTTCCATCCATCCAATCTCCTCCGCTTTCTCTCCAACCTCGCCGCTCCTTTCCGATCAATCCACCACCGCCAATGCATACCTCTTCCTCTCCCTTCCAATTTCCGCGACTCTTCCAT GATCATAAAGGAATCTAGAGTGCATGGTGTATTGGAGGATATACTGGAACATGTTTTGTTGAACTTGCATAGTATAGAGAAGAATCTCCAGTTTTGGCAATCTAAATCAgag AAATCGGATGCTAGTAAAGCTTATTTCATGGTTTTTGAGAGGGGTCCGAGCGCTTTTATCAACGAAACAGCTAAGTTGTTGCGTGGAAATGCTGCTCAAGCATCTTTGGTGCAGAATATTTGCCAGACTGCGTCTGTTTACATACATGAGAGGGTAACGGTTTTGAGTAGCTTGAGATATGCTCTGGCAACATTCTTAGCTCAG TTTTATGTGGAAGTTGATAAAATTGGAGAGGAGTTGGTGAAAGATCCACAGCATAAGCTGCCTTCATTGTTGGTTAGGCTTAATGAAATGTTCTCAATATTAGAAAGTTCAATCGGTCACCTACATGCAGCGCATCAG ACTGATTCTTCTGTTGATGGAAGCTATTCAATTCCACTACTGTTTAGGAAGCTGCCGGAAATAAATCAGGAGGATTCCCAGTGGACAGATTGTGAAATCAGGGATGCTATCAATTCTATATATCAAAATTTACAAAAGCTGGATTCTTACATATCTGTTCTT gTTATCAACCACagaaaaccaaggaaaataaCCCAATATTGGATCGGCTATACATGTGGTGCAATTGGTCTGTCTGCCTGTTCCATTTGGCTCCTGCGACATAGTAGTTTGATGGGAAGTTCTGATCTTGATAATTGGGTTCAAAAAGCAAAGGATTCTACAGTTGGCTTTTATAAGGATCACGTGGAACAACCG ATTTTGTCCATCAAAGATGATCTATTCGAGACATTCAAGAAGCAGAGTATTATGGACCCTGCAGAGCTGGAGTTGACTTCTGACAAACTGCACAG AATGTTGTTGGCTTTCAGCGAGAGGGCAAAGGGTCAGAAGTTTCCAGAGAATGCTTCAGATCAGGAAATGCTCGAGATAGTCATGTCTAG GTATGAGAAGGAAATCAGGCATCCTATTCAAAACCTTATAGGTGGAGAGTTGGCAGAGGCTCTGCTTATTCAG ATTCAGAAGCTTAAATTGGATATTGAAAC GGCAATGCTGGAGCTGGACCAAATTCTACGAGCAAATGAAATTAACTTTGCAATTCTAGCTGCATTACCTGctttcattctctctctcttacTCATCATGTTAGTGCGTGCATGGTTGAAACAG GATAAGAAAGCTGAGGGAAGAGGTAGAATTGCTCGGATTCAGAGGAGGCTAGTTGTTATAGAGGTTGAAAAGAGGATTATGCAGTACCAAAATTTTGTTGAGCAAGGATCG GAGAAAGATGCACAATGTATGTTTGGATTGGTACTCTATAGCTTGAATAGCCTGTATTATTCTGTCAAGAAACATGCAGAAGATTCTGGAGAGTGGCATTG TTTGCGAGAGGATTTAATTGATTTGGCTAGGCCTGGCCTGCAAACTGGTTACAAGTTAACTGTGACTTCGCGCATGAAGAGGGATTATGACTGCATAGTTCCGATGTTGAGACGCCGATAG
- the LOC140174261 gene encoding receptor-like protein EIX2 codes for MESLESIDFSGNQLTGEIPQSITNLNFLNKLDLSYNHLEGKIPTGTQLQSFEASDFVGNKLCSPPLLLNCTMDGEVPDDDANDNEKERKNHGVKWLFVSVAFRFIVGFWGFVGPLFICKSWMYAYYHFLDDVWYKLQSCM; via the coding sequence ATGGAGTCATTGGAATCCATTGATTTCTCTGGCAACCAACTCACAGGGGAGATCCCTCAAAGCATCACAAACTTGAACTTCCTGAACAAGCTAGACTTGTCCTACAATCACTTGGAGGGCAAAATCCCAACGGGCACTCAGTTGCAAAGCTTTGAAGCATCCGATTTCGTCGGCAACAAGCTATGTAGTCCACCATTGCTGCTCAACTGTACCATGGACGGGGAAGTTCCTGATGATGATGCTAATGacaatgaaaaagagagaaagaatcaTGGAGTGAAGTGGCTGTTTGTGAGTGTGGCTTTTCGATTTATAGTGGGATTTTGGGGATTTGTGGGTCCACTGTTCATATGCAAATCATGGATGTATGCCTATTACCATTTCCTTGACGATGTGTGGTACAAACTTCAATCATGTATGTGA